The Kribbella sp. NBC_00662 nucleotide sequence GAAAGGGTCGGCGGTAATCAGGTTCGTCCCTGCCGGTAGGACCTGTCAGTATGTTGCGGTGGCAGCAAGTCTCCGCACGCGACTGGCCCGGTTGCGCGTCGATCTGACCCCGTGGCGTGGTTCCCGTGACTTCCGTATCCTGCTGGTCTCCGGATCGGTGTTCTTCCTCGGCGGCATGGTCGGCTACGTCGCTCTGCCGTACCAGCTGTACCAACTCACCGGCTCGAACTTCGCCGTCGGCGCGATGGGTCTGGTGACGATCGCACCCCTCGTCGTGTTCGGGCTGTACGGCGGTGCGCTGGCCGACCACGTGGAGCGCCGGAAGCTGCTCGTCGGCACCGGTATCGCGCAAGTGGTCATCTCCGCACTGATGGTCACCAACACGCTCCTGGCACACCCGCAGATCTGGCTGATCTACGTCTGTGGCGCGCTGAACGCGGTCGCGTCATCGCTGCAGCGGCCGTCCCGCGAGGCACTCCTGCCGCGCGTGGTCCGCCATCAGGAGATCCCAGCTGCGGTCGCGCTGAGCTCCCTGACCTCGCAGGTCGGCCAGCTGGCCGGTCCGGCGCTGGGTGGCGTTCTGGTCGGTTCTGTGGGCGTGACCTGGGCATTCGCGGTCGAGCTGACCGGGATCGTGTTCGCGACGCTGCTCTACAGCCGGCTGGGCTCGTACCGGGCGGGGGACCAAACCACCGCGCCGAGCCTGCGCGCGATCGGCGGTGGGATCGTGTACGCGTTCCGCCGCAAGGACCTGCTGGCGACGTACCTGGTGGACATGGTCGGGATGTTCCTGGCGATGCCGATCGTGCTGTTCCCGGCGTTCGCGACGGACATCCTGAAGGAACCGAAACTGCTCGGTCTCCTCTACAGCGCCGAGGCGATCGGGGCGATGTGCGCCAGCCTGACCAGCGGCTGGGCCAAACACGTCCATCACCAGGGGCGGGCCGTCGTCCTGGCCACGATGGGCTGGGGCGCAGCGGTCGGAATCGCCGGACTGGCGCCGAACATCTGGTTCGCGATCGGGTTCTTCGCCCTGGCGGGAGCGGCCGACATGGTCTCGGTGCTGTTCCGCTCGGTGATCTGGAACCAGACGATCCCCGACGAGATGCGCGGCCGGCTGGCCGGGATCGAGATGCTCGGGTACTCCCTCGGCCCGCTCGGCGGCCAAGCCCGCTCCGGTCTGGTCGCGGACCTCACCGGCGTCCGTACGGCGATCGTCAGCGGCGGCGCCCTGTGCGTCATCGGCGTGGTCGGCACCGCCTCTTGGCTGCGCGAGTTCTGGCGGTACGACTCCCGCACCGACGAACACGCCGTCCGCGAAAGGGACCTCCGCGCAGCCCGTTAGTCTCAAGACATCATGCGTACCTTGATCGCCGCCGGGCTCGCCGTTGTCCTGCTCGTGGGCTGTAGCGGTCCCGGTCAGGAAGACGCGCCGAGTGCGCCGCCGCTGGTGTCGGTATCGCAGACTCCGAGTGAAACGCCTTCCGAGACACCGTCCGCGACGCCGTCATCGCCCTCGAAGGTCGCGGACACGTTGTGCGTGCGGATGGACGCCTCGCTGGTGCAGTCGACGCTCGGGGTGAAGGTGGCGAACATCCAGCCCGAGACGCCGCCGGTCGATTTCGGGATCCCGACGTACGACGTCTGTCAGCTGACCCTGAGCACGGCTGCGAACGGCCCGGTGCTGAACGTCGAGACTTCGGTGCTTCTGGCAACGAAAGCGACGCTGGCTGCGGCCCAGAAGGCGTACGCGGCGACCAAGAAGGAGCCTGCCAAGCCGGCCGCGCTGGGCGAGGGCGGGTACGGGACGAGCACGTTCGTGGTGTTCCTGCTCAAGGGCAGGCTCTACAAGATCACCGGCCCCAAGGCGACGCTCGCGAAGTACCTCGTGATCGGTCAGGACGTGATTCAGCAGGTGCCCGGTCTGCCCGATCCGGAGCTGCTGATCACCCGGCCGGACTGCGAGCGCGGGTCGTCCGCGGCCGAGAAGGTGATGGGCTCGCCGGCGATGGCCAGGCGCGACGGTGAGACGCTCCTCGGCGACCCGGTCTGCGGCTGGGTCACCACGACGAGCGTGCTCTACACCTCGGTTCGCCGTACGACGCAGGCCGCAGCCTTGATGGCTCCGATCCGCAAGGCCGCGACCTCGCAGCCGATCCCACTCGGCGACGAGGGGTACGTCGACACCGCGACCGGACGCACCACGATCCGCGTCGGCGACGACAAACTGGTCGACCTGGTCCCGCTTCCGGCTCGTCCGATCAATCCCGATCTGATGACCCAGTTCGCCCTCGCCATGTCCTCGCTCTACACCCGCTGAACGGACCCGGCAGCGGCGGCGATGGTCGCGATGGCCTCGGTGATCTCGGTGGGGGTGCGGGCGGCGTAGCCGAGCACGAGGCCGGGGGCATGGGCCAGTTGGCTGTGCCAGGAGAGGGGGTGGGTTTTGATCCCTTTGCTCAGGGCTGAGGCGGCCAGCTCCATGTCGTTGGTGGAGTCGTTGAAGGTGATCGTGAGGTGCAGGCCGGCGGCGGCGCCGTGGATGGTTGCGGTGGGCAAGTAGTTGTGGATGGCGGTGACCATCGCGTCGCGGCGGACGCGGTGCCGGCGGCGGAGGAAGCGGAGGTGGCGTTCGAGCTCGCCGGACTCCATGAGGTGGGCCAGGGTGAGCTGCGGGAGCGCCGCGTTGCCGAGGTCGGCCAGACGCTTCCGGCCGACCAGCTCGTCCTTGTACTGCGCGGGCGCGAGCATCCACCCGATCCGCAGCGACGGCGCGAGCAGTTTGGAGATGCTGCCGGCGTAGATCACCTGGTCGGTCAGCATCGCGCGCAGCGCAGGCACCGGAGGGCGGTCGTACCGGTGCTCGGCGTCGTAGTCGTCCTCGATGATCAATCCGCCGTCCGCGGCCCATCCGATCAGCTCGCGCCGACGTTCGCCGTCGAGTACGACGCCGGTCGGGAAGTGGTGCGCCGGCGTCACCATGACCACGCGGGCGGCGGATTCCCGCAGTACGTCGACCTGGAGGCCGCGGTCGTCGACGGGGATCGGCGGAGTGTGCATTCCCCAGTTCTGCAGGTGTTGCCGGGATCCGAGCGAGCCGGGGTCCTCCACGGCGATCTCGTGGACGCCGCGCCGGTCGAGGACCTGCGCCACCAGCCCGATCGCCTGCGCCACACCGGCCACGATGATCAGGTCGTCCGGGTCGGCGGCGATGCCGCGGTTGCGGGCCAGCCAGTTCGCGACGGCTTGTCGGAGCGCGGGAGTCCCGGCGGGATCGCCGTACCCGAAGTCTGCCGACTCCAGGTCGTTCAGGACGGCCCGCTCGGCTCGCAACCACGCCGTCCGTGGGAAGGCAGCCAGATCGGGCACCCCGGGCGTCAGGTCGATCCTGGCCGGTGCCGCGCGAAGGTTGTCGAAGATCTCGAGGCCGGGGTCGCTCAGATCTGCAGATGGACAGGAGGTGTCGGCCGTTCCGCTGTCTTCTGGCGGGGTGCCAGGCGGGCGAGGAGGTATACGTAGACGACTACGTCCTGTCGAGCTGCCGGTGCCCACCACAACTGTGCCGGCGCGGCCTCGGCCGGTGACGTGGCCGTCCTCGGTGAGGCGTTGGTAGGACTCCGTGACCACGCCGCGGGAGATGCCGAGGTCGGTCGCGAGGGTGCGGGTGGCGGGGAGGCGGCTGCCGACCGGGAGGTGGCCGGTGGAGATCGCCGTACGGAGGCGGTTGGTGAGCCAGTCCGCGAGACCGCCGGGCGGTGCCTCGGCCGGATCGAGTTGGAGGAAGTCCGCCCCGCCTTTGGACCGACCACTTCTTCCCGGATTGGACCTGTTCACAGGACCATTGTGGCTGGACCGTAGAGGTATGGGAACTGACTACGTTCACGGGTACACCCCGGCCGAGACCCGCCGCCTCGCGGACCAGGCCGGAACGCTGGCCGACCTCCTCCACGGCGGCACCACCTATCCAGCCGGCAGCCGCGTGCTGGAGGCCGGCTGCGGCGTCGGCGCGCAGACCGTCCAGCTTGTGACCCGCAGCCCCGGCATCGAGCTCGTCTCGGTCGACGTCTCCGAGGAGTCGCTCGCCCAGGCGAAGGCCCGCGTCGCCGTACACGCCCCGGAAGCCGCGGTCGATTGGCGTCACGCCGACCTGCACGACCTCCAGGACGAGAAGTTCGACCACGTCTTCGTCTGTTTCGTGCTCGAGCACCTCGTGGACCCCGGCAAGGCTCTGGTTGGTCTGCGCGACCTCCTCAACCCCGGCGGCAGGATCACGGTGATCGAAGGCGACCACGGGTCCGCCATCTACCACCCGCGCAGTACGCAGGCCCAAGCCGCGGTCGACTGCCTCGTCGACCTCCAGGCCGAGGCGGGCGGCGACTCGCTCATCGGCCGGCGCCTCCAGCCGCTGCTCGAGCAGGCCGGATACGACGACGTACACGTCGAGCCGCGCACCGTGTACGCCGACCAGACGCTCCCGCATCTCGTCGACGGCTTCACGCGTAAGACGTTCATCGCGATGGTCGAGTCGGTCCGGGAGCGCGCGATCGCGGCCGGACGGCGTACCGAGGCCGAATGGGTCGCGGGCATCCGCGATCTGGAGAAGACCGCCGGGCCCGGCGGCACGTTCCACTACACGTTCTTCAAGGGGGTCGGTCGGACATGATCGCTCTACTCGTTCTCGTCGCCGCGGTCTGCCGGGCGCTGAATCGCAACCAGCGCAGGCAGATCCGCCCGGCACTCAACGGCATCGAGGATCGCGATCTCCAACGACTTGTCGCCGATCTCCGCGCGATCAGCTGACCAGTTCATGCTCGCGATCACCTGACCAGTTCATGAACGCCTGGTAAACAAGTGGGTATGGCCCCGACTGAGCAGCTAGAGATCGAGACGAAGTACGACGTCGACGACAGCGTGATTCTGCCGGCGCTGCACGAGCTGCCTGGGGTCGCGAGCGTCGCCCAACCCGTCGAGCTGGACCTGGAGGCGGTGTACTACGACACCCCCGACCTCGACCTGGCCGCGAACAAGGTGACGCTGCGCCGCCGCACCGGTGGTGAGGACGACGGCTGGCACGTGAAGTTCCCCGTGTCGTCGGGTGAGCGGCTCGAGGTGCACCATCCGCTCGGGCGGTCGGCGCGGAGTGTGCCGATTGCCGTCGTACGCACGGTCCGCGTCCACGCCCGCGATCACGCGCTGGCGCCGGTCGTGACGCTGCACACGCGGCGCGTCGTACACCGTCTGCTCGACGCGGACGGCGCCGTACTCGCGGAGGTCGCCGACGACAACGTGACCGCGACGGTCGAGGACGGCGAGCCGGAGAGCTGGCGCGAGTGGGAGGTGGAGCTCGTCGGCGGGGACAAGCCGCTGCTCGAGGAGGCCGGTGAGCTGCTGAGGTCGGCCGGCGCGCGTCCCGCGAGCGGTCCGAGCAAGCTGGCGCGGGCGCTCGGCAGCCGGGTGCCGTCGTCGGTGGATTGGACGCTGCCGAAGAAGCCGCGGACCTCCGACTTGTTCCGCGCGTACGCCGGCGCGCAGGTTGAGGCGATCCACGAGAGGGACCCTGAGGTACGGCGGGATGTTCCGGACTCGATCCACAAGTTCCGGGTCGCGACGCGGCGGCTGCGGTCGGCGCTGGCGACGTACCGGCCGGTGATCGATCGATCGGTCGGCGATGAGATCCGGGTCGAGCTCAAGTGGCTCGCGGGTGAGCTCGGCGTCGCGCGGGATGCTGAGGTGCAGCGTGAACACTTCGCGGCCGAGGTCGCGGAGCAGCCGGTCGAGCTGGTCATGGGTCGCGTTGCCGGGCGGATCGACGACCATCTGCGTCGGGTCTACAAGGACGGGCGTGCGGGGGCGTTGGCCGCGCTCGAGAGTGAGCGCTATTTCCGGCTGCTCGACACTCTCGACGAGCTGATCGCGAAGCCGCCGGTGACGGGTGACGACCGGAAGGCGAGCAAGCAGATCGGGGAGCTTCTCGACCACGACCGCAAACGGATGCGCAAGGCGGTCAAGCGCTCCCAGGCCGCGGAGACGGTCGCTGAGCAGGACCACGAACTCCATGAAGTCCGCAAGGCCGCCAAGCGTCTGCGGTACGCCGCGGAGTCCGCCGTACCCGTGCTGGGTGATGAGGCCGGCGCGATGGCGGCGGGTGCCGAACAGGTCCAGGAGATCCTCGGCGAACACCAGGACTCCGTCGTCTCCCGCGACCTCCTCCACCAGCTCGCCCTCGAAGTCTTCGCCGACGGCGGCAACCCCTTCACCTTCGGCCGCCTCCACGCCACCGAAGAAGCCCGCGGCAACACCTCCCGAGACGCCTTCTACAAACTCTGGCCAACCCTCAAGCTCTGAAGACTGCCCATCGCGGTGCTACAGGCGGCTCTCTTCTTCTTGAGGGTTGTTTCTCCCCAGACGTGGAGCCGGGCGGTCAGGTGCTCGCCTACCTGGCCGCCCGGGGTTGGGGCTGTCAGGCAGGTCCGCGTGTGATGAGCAGGACCTGCCTGACAGGTCTTAGTGGTTGACTGCCTTTTCGGCGCCCGCGCCGGTGAGGGAGCGGACTTCCATTTCGGCGAAGCGGTCCACGTCGACCGGCTCCTTGCTGGTCACGGTGCCCAGCCAGCCGAGGAAGAATGCCAGGGGAATCGTGACGATGCCGGGGTTGTCGAGCGGGAACCAGTGGAAGTCGATGCTGGTGTCGGTGATCATCGACAGGCTGGCGTGGGTCTTGGCGTCGACCTTGCCGGAGACGACCGGGCTGAACACGATCAGGATGATCGTCGAGGCCAGGCCGCCGTAGATGCTCCAGAGTGCGCCGCGGGTGTTGAAGCGCCGCCAGAACAGCGAGTACAGGATCGTCGGCAGGTTCGCGCTCGCCGCGACCGCGAAGGCGAGTGCGACCAGGAAGGCGATGTTCTGGCCGTTCGCGAAGATGCCGCCGATGATCGCGACGATGCCGATCACGACCGCGGTGTACCGCGCGATGCGGACCTCGCCCTGGCCGCTGATCTGGCCCTTCTTGATGATCTGGCCGTAGATGTCGTGCGCGAACGACGTACTCGCGGTGATCGTCAACCCGGCCACGACGGCGAGGATGGTGGCGAAGGCGACCGCGGAGATGACGCCGAGCAGGACCTCGCCGCCCAGTTCGAAGGCGAGCAGCGGGGCGGCCGAGTTCGCCTTGCCCGGTGCGGCCTTGATGCGGTCCGGTCCGACGATCGCGGCAGCGCCGTACCCGAGGACCAGTGTGAACAGGTAGAAGATGCCGATGATCCAGATCGCCCAGCTGACGCTGCGGCGGGCTTCCTTCGAGTCCGGCACGGTGTAGAAGCGCATCAGCACGTGCGGGAGACCCGCGGTGCCGAGCACCAGCGCGAGAGCCAGCGAGATGAAGTCCAGCTTGGTGACGCCGGTCGCGCCGTACTGCAGGCCGGGCGACAGCAGCTTCTCGCCGGCGGCCGGGCTCTTGTCGACCGCTGCGCCGAGCAGGCTGGACAGGTTGAAGGTGTACTTCGCGAGCACCCAGACCGTCATGATGCCGGCGCCGATGACCAGCAGCACGGCCTTGACGATCTGCACCCAGGTGGTGCCCTTCATGCCGCCGACCAGGACGTACGTGATCATCAGGATGCCGACCACGGCGATCACGATGCTCTGTCCGGCCCGGTGGCTGACCCCGAGCAGCAGTGCGACCAGACCGCCGGCGCCGGCCATCTGCGCCAGCAGGTAGAAGAAGCAGACGACGAGGGTCGAGATCGCGGCCGCCATCCGGACCGGCCGCTGCTTCAGCCGGAACGACAGTACGTCGGCCATCGTGAAGCGACCGGTGTTCCGTAGCAGCTCGGCAACGAGTAGCAGTGCAACCAGCCAGGCGACGAGGAACCCGATCGAGTACAGGAAGCCGTCGTACCCGTTCAGCGCGATCGCGCCGGCGATGCCGAGGAACGACGCGGCGGACAGGTAGTCGCCGGAGATCGCGATGCCGTTCTGCGGGCCGGTGAAGGATCGGCCGCCGGCGTAGAAGTCGGCCGCGGTCTTGTTGTTGCGGGAAGCCCGGAACACGATCGCCAGCGTGGCCACGACGAACAACGCGAAGATGACGATGTTGACGGTCGGGTTGCCGATGTCCGTTGCCAGCGGCAACATCAGTGGGGCGATCACTGCAGTTCTCCCTCGATCTGGTGGCGCAGCTTCTCGGCGTCCGGGTCGAGCCGGCGGTCGGCCCAGCGGACGTAGATCAGCGTGATCGCGAACGTCGACACGAACTGGCCGAGCCCGAACAGCAGGGCGACGGTGATGTTGCCGCCGACCTTGTGCGACATGAAGCCGTGCGCGTAGTCGGCGAGCAGGACGTAGACGAAGTACCAGACCAGGAACAGTGCGGTCATCGGGAACACGAACCGCCGGAACCTGCGACGCAGCTCGGAGAAGTCCGGTGAGAGCTGGACATCCCGATAGGTCGTCAGGTCCGGATCGCGTGTATCACTCATCGCGAGCCTCCAGAGTGGATCGAGCCGGGCGGAAGAGGCCGGGCACGTCGTACTGTGGCCTGGGTCACGATGCTTCGACAGCACCGGCGCGCATCGAGCGCTCAGCGGAGCAGACCAGTCGTCCGGTGGATCACTCGAATGCGACGAGCGGTAGGAACGGCACGACGAGCGGCGGACGCCCGCCACTGATCAACGGCCGGTCGCCGGTGGCCGGTAGGCGTGGCGCGGTGCGGGCGGGGTGCTCGACGGACGGTTGGTCAGTGGCGCAGGTCCGCGGTCCACGTCGACGGCCTCCGGGGTGTGCAGGCGGACCATGCTGCGAGCGGTCCCGGCCGGGATGCGGTCCGGGGTGAGCTTCGAGACCACGATCACGGTGAGGAACGCGAGCGGCATCGTCCACGCGGCCGGCTGTCCGACGAGCGCCCGCGGCCAACCGCCTTGGGGTGCGCCGGCCACGTTGGTCAACGCGGCGGCGCTGGCCGCG carries:
- a CDS encoding PLP-dependent aminotransferase family protein; its protein translation is MNRSNPGRSGRSKGGADFLQLDPAEAPPGGLADWLTNRLRTAISTGHLPVGSRLPATRTLATDLGISRGVVTESYQRLTEDGHVTGRGRAGTVVVGTGSSTGRSRLRIPPRPPGTPPEDSGTADTSCPSADLSDPGLEIFDNLRAAPARIDLTPGVPDLAAFPRTAWLRAERAVLNDLESADFGYGDPAGTPALRQAVANWLARNRGIAADPDDLIIVAGVAQAIGLVAQVLDRRGVHEIAVEDPGSLGSRQHLQNWGMHTPPIPVDDRGLQVDVLRESAARVVMVTPAHHFPTGVVLDGERRRELIGWAADGGLIIEDDYDAEHRYDRPPVPALRAMLTDQVIYAGSISKLLAPSLRIGWMLAPAQYKDELVGRKRLADLGNAALPQLTLAHLMESGELERHLRFLRRRHRVRRDAMVTAIHNYLPTATIHGAAAGLHLTITFNDSTNDMELAASALSKGIKTHPLSWHSQLAHAPGLVLGYAARTPTEITEAIATIAAAAGSVQRV
- a CDS encoding cation acetate symporter, with translation MLPLATDIGNPTVNIVIFALFVVATLAIVFRASRNNKTAADFYAGGRSFTGPQNGIAISGDYLSAASFLGIAGAIALNGYDGFLYSIGFLVAWLVALLLVAELLRNTGRFTMADVLSFRLKQRPVRMAAAISTLVVCFFYLLAQMAGAGGLVALLLGVSHRAGQSIVIAVVGILMITYVLVGGMKGTTWVQIVKAVLLVIGAGIMTVWVLAKYTFNLSSLLGAAVDKSPAAGEKLLSPGLQYGATGVTKLDFISLALALVLGTAGLPHVLMRFYTVPDSKEARRSVSWAIWIIGIFYLFTLVLGYGAAAIVGPDRIKAAPGKANSAAPLLAFELGGEVLLGVISAVAFATILAVVAGLTITASTSFAHDIYGQIIKKGQISGQGEVRIARYTAVVIGIVAIIGGIFANGQNIAFLVALAFAVAASANLPTILYSLFWRRFNTRGALWSIYGGLASTIILIVFSPVVSGKVDAKTHASLSMITDTSIDFHWFPLDNPGIVTIPLAFFLGWLGTVTSKEPVDVDRFAEMEVRSLTGAGAEKAVNH
- a CDS encoding MFS transporter, with translation MAASLRTRLARLRVDLTPWRGSRDFRILLVSGSVFFLGGMVGYVALPYQLYQLTGSNFAVGAMGLVTIAPLVVFGLYGGALADHVERRKLLVGTGIAQVVISALMVTNTLLAHPQIWLIYVCGALNAVASSLQRPSREALLPRVVRHQEIPAAVALSSLTSQVGQLAGPALGGVLVGSVGVTWAFAVELTGIVFATLLYSRLGSYRAGDQTTAPSLRAIGGGIVYAFRRKDLLATYLVDMVGMFLAMPIVLFPAFATDILKEPKLLGLLYSAEAIGAMCASLTSGWAKHVHHQGRAVVLATMGWGAAVGIAGLAPNIWFAIGFFALAGAADMVSVLFRSVIWNQTIPDEMRGRLAGIEMLGYSLGPLGGQARSGLVADLTGVRTAIVSGGALCVIGVVGTASWLREFWRYDSRTDEHAVRERDLRAAR
- a CDS encoding DUF485 domain-containing protein, translating into MSDTRDPDLTTYRDVQLSPDFSELRRRFRRFVFPMTALFLVWYFVYVLLADYAHGFMSHKVGGNITVALLFGLGQFVSTFAITLIYVRWADRRLDPDAEKLRHQIEGELQ
- a CDS encoding methyltransferase, whose product is MGTDYVHGYTPAETRRLADQAGTLADLLHGGTTYPAGSRVLEAGCGVGAQTVQLVTRSPGIELVSVDVSEESLAQAKARVAVHAPEAAVDWRHADLHDLQDEKFDHVFVCFVLEHLVDPGKALVGLRDLLNPGGRITVIEGDHGSAIYHPRSTQAQAAVDCLVDLQAEAGGDSLIGRRLQPLLEQAGYDDVHVEPRTVYADQTLPHLVDGFTRKTFIAMVESVRERAIAAGRRTEAEWVAGIRDLEKTAGPGGTFHYTFFKGVGRT
- a CDS encoding CHAD domain-containing protein is translated as MAPTEQLEIETKYDVDDSVILPALHELPGVASVAQPVELDLEAVYYDTPDLDLAANKVTLRRRTGGEDDGWHVKFPVSSGERLEVHHPLGRSARSVPIAVVRTVRVHARDHALAPVVTLHTRRVVHRLLDADGAVLAEVADDNVTATVEDGEPESWREWEVELVGGDKPLLEEAGELLRSAGARPASGPSKLARALGSRVPSSVDWTLPKKPRTSDLFRAYAGAQVEAIHERDPEVRRDVPDSIHKFRVATRRLRSALATYRPVIDRSVGDEIRVELKWLAGELGVARDAEVQREHFAAEVAEQPVELVMGRVAGRIDDHLRRVYKDGRAGALAALESERYFRLLDTLDELIAKPPVTGDDRKASKQIGELLDHDRKRMRKAVKRSQAAETVAEQDHELHEVRKAAKRLRYAAESAVPVLGDEAGAMAAGAEQVQEILGEHQDSVVSRDLLHQLALEVFADGGNPFTFGRLHATEEARGNTSRDAFYKLWPTLKL